From a single Vibrio tubiashii genomic region:
- the sixA gene encoding phosphohistidine phosphatase SixA, which produces MKIFIMRHGEAEHFAQSDAERELTQNGRSASVAVARACAERGFSQFDKVLVSPYVRAQQTWQEISSCFQSEQVETCEDITPYGESEQVADYVSALIDVHNYESVLLVSHLPLVGYLTAEFVPDIHPPMFPTSGLTCIEYSPEECSGEILFNIQP; this is translated from the coding sequence ATGAAAATTTTCATCATGCGTCATGGAGAAGCCGAGCATTTTGCCCAATCAGATGCCGAAAGAGAGCTCACTCAAAATGGTAGGAGTGCCTCTGTCGCGGTAGCCCGTGCTTGTGCGGAGAGAGGTTTTTCACAGTTCGATAAAGTGCTAGTTAGCCCCTATGTCCGCGCGCAGCAAACGTGGCAAGAAATATCGAGCTGCTTTCAATCTGAGCAAGTAGAAACGTGCGAAGACATTACGCCTTACGGTGAATCAGAGCAGGTTGCGGATTATGTATCGGCGCTTATCGATGTTCACAATTATGAAAGTGTACTGTTGGTGTCGCATTTACCGTTAGTCGGCTACCTGACGGCAGAGTTCGTACCTGACATTCATCCGCCTATGTTTCCAACTTCAGGTTTAACCTGCATTGAATATTCGCCAGAAGAATGCTCTGGTGAGATTTTGTTTAATATTCAACCCTAA
- the flhA gene encoding flagellar biosynthesis protein FlhA, producing the protein MKFSLPFADKLPPIPQRAMPAIGAPIMVLATLAMVILPIPALLLDLFFTFNIALAMVVLLVTVYTRRPLDFAAFPTVLLISTLLRLALNVASTRVVLLYGHEGSGAAGKVIEAFGSVVIGGNYAVGLVVFMILMIINFMVVTKGAGRISEVSARFTLDALPGKQMAIDADLNAGLIDQDQARTRRQEVTKEADFYGSMDGASKFVKGDAIAGILILFINIIGGLSIGMAQYDLGFQDALQIYTLLTIGDGLVAQIPSLLLSIGAAIMVTRQNTDEDMGQQVVFQMFDNPKALMITAAILGVMGLVPGMPHFAFLLLAIIAGGGAYWIYRKQKKAAEQPATPATTEQETATPKELSWDDVQPVDIIGLEVGYRLIPLVDKDQGGELLERVKGVRKKLSQDFGFLIPAVHIRDNLELTPNSYRITLMGVAVGEAEIRPDMELAINPGQVYGMIEGEPTIDPAFGLEAVWIREEQREHAQALGYTVVDSSTVLATHLSQLLTNNASQLIGHEEVQNLLEMLGRSTPKLVESFVPDQLQLGVVVKVLQNLLNEAVPIRDIRTIVQTLSEYSSKSQEPDILTAAVRISLKRLIVQEINGIEPELPVITLIPELEQILHQTMQASGGESAGIEPGLAERLQSSLSQATQEQELKGEPAVLLTSGVLRSTLAKFVKNTIPSLRVLSYQEVPDEKQIRIVQAVGN; encoded by the coding sequence ATGAAGTTTTCTTTGCCGTTTGCGGACAAGTTACCACCAATTCCTCAAAGAGCGATGCCTGCGATTGGCGCGCCAATCATGGTATTGGCTACATTGGCAATGGTTATCTTGCCAATTCCAGCACTCTTGCTCGACTTATTCTTTACCTTCAACATCGCTTTAGCCATGGTTGTCTTGTTGGTGACGGTATACACCCGCAGACCCCTCGACTTTGCAGCATTTCCTACCGTACTGCTGATATCGACACTTTTACGTCTGGCGCTAAACGTAGCGTCAACGCGTGTGGTACTGCTTTATGGCCATGAAGGTTCAGGAGCGGCTGGTAAAGTAATTGAAGCCTTTGGTAGCGTCGTTATTGGTGGTAACTATGCCGTGGGCCTTGTGGTGTTTATGATCTTGATGATCATTAACTTCATGGTTGTGACCAAAGGTGCAGGACGTATCTCTGAAGTAAGCGCACGTTTTACCTTGGACGCTTTACCGGGTAAACAGATGGCGATTGATGCCGACTTAAATGCCGGACTGATTGATCAAGACCAAGCGAGAACGCGTCGTCAAGAAGTGACCAAAGAGGCGGATTTCTACGGCTCGATGGATGGTGCTTCAAAATTCGTAAAAGGTGATGCCATTGCCGGTATCCTGATCCTATTTATCAACATCATCGGTGGTCTATCCATCGGTATGGCCCAGTATGACCTTGGCTTTCAAGATGCACTCCAAATTTACACCCTGTTGACGATTGGTGATGGCTTGGTAGCTCAAATCCCATCGTTATTACTTTCAATCGGTGCGGCGATCATGGTAACTCGCCAAAACACTGATGAAGATATGGGTCAGCAGGTTGTCTTCCAAATGTTCGACAACCCGAAAGCCTTGATGATCACCGCAGCTATTCTTGGCGTAATGGGCTTAGTTCCGGGAATGCCACACTTTGCGTTCTTGTTGTTAGCCATTATTGCTGGTGGCGGTGCTTACTGGATTTACCGCAAGCAGAAGAAAGCAGCAGAGCAACCAGCGACTCCTGCAACGACCGAACAAGAAACGGCGACACCCAAAGAGCTTTCTTGGGATGACGTTCAACCGGTCGATATCATCGGTTTAGAAGTGGGCTATCGACTTATCCCTCTGGTTGATAAAGACCAAGGTGGCGAGTTGTTGGAGCGGGTCAAAGGGGTACGTAAAAAACTATCGCAAGATTTCGGATTCTTAATTCCAGCAGTGCATATCCGCGATAACCTAGAGCTCACACCAAATAGCTATCGTATTACCCTGATGGGGGTGGCAGTCGGTGAAGCCGAAATTCGACCAGATATGGAACTTGCCATTAACCCGGGGCAGGTCTATGGGATGATTGAAGGTGAACCGACAATCGACCCTGCATTTGGCCTTGAAGCGGTTTGGATACGCGAAGAGCAACGTGAGCATGCGCAGGCGCTCGGTTATACCGTGGTCGACTCATCGACGGTACTAGCAACCCACTTAAGCCAGTTGCTGACCAACAATGCTTCACAGCTAATTGGCCATGAAGAAGTGCAAAATCTGCTAGAGATGCTGGGTCGAAGCACACCTAAGTTGGTGGAGAGCTTTGTGCCAGATCAGCTTCAATTGGGTGTGGTAGTGAAAGTGCTGCAAAATCTGCTTAATGAAGCGGTACCAATCCGAGATATCCGAACCATTGTTCAGACCTTGTCCGAGTACTCAAGTAAGAGTCAAGAACCCGACATTCTAACTGCTGCGGTTCGTATCTCGCTTAAACGCTTAATTGTTCAGGAAATCAATGGGATAGAGCCTGAGTTACCAGTAATTACTCTTATTCCTGAGTTGGAACAAATATTGCATCAGACAATGCAGGCTTCTGGCGGGGAATCAGCGGGAATTGAGCCAGGCTTAGCAGAACGACTACAATCATCATTAAGCCAAGCGACTCAAGAGCAAGAGCTAAAAGGTGAACCTGCGGTGCTTCTAACATCTGGTGTGTTACGTTCTACGCTTGCCAAGTTTGTTAAGAACACGATTCCTTCACTAAGAGTTCTCTCTTATCAAGAAGTCCCTGACGAGAAACAAATTCGCATTGTTCAGGCTGTCGGAAACTAA